Genomic window (Escherichia fergusonii ATCC 35469):
CATATCTATGTGCCGCGCGGGTGAAAACCGTGTAATGGCTGAATGCAACACGGCAAACAAAATTACCGCTCGTTGCCCCTCAGCCGCTACGCTCATCAATTCCCGAAGATGTTTCTGCCCACGTTGGGTGATTGCATCGGGAAAGTAGCCTTGTCCGTGATCCGCTAACGTAACCGATTTCACTTCAATATAGCAGTCAGGTTGAAACCCTGCCTGTAACATGAAATCGATACGGCTGCGTTCGGCCCCGTATTTTACTTCGCTCCTTAACTCGCTATAGCCTGACAATTCTGAAAGCCAGTCATTCTCAAGGGCTTCTTTCGTCAGACGATTGGCCCAAAGCGTATTCACACAAATCAATGCGCCAGCTTGCGTTTCAGTCAGTTCCCACGTGTGAGGATACTTACGCTTTGTATTCTCTGACGTTGAATACCAGACCGTATCGCCAGGCGTGGCGCAGCCAGTCATTGCACCTGTATTGGGACAGTGTAGCGTCAATTCACGACCATCAGGTGTGATCACATCGGCTAAAAAGCGTTTATAGCGCTGGATTAATGTGGCGCGCTGTAAAGGTGGGAAAAACTGCATCGATCAATTCCTTGTTATGGCGTTAATGTCCAGCGTTGCAATGCTGTATAGCGGGTAGAGCCACGG
Coding sequences:
- the sfsA gene encoding DNA/RNA nuclease SfsA, whose product is MQFFPPLQRATLIQRYKRFLADVITPDGRELTLHCPNTGAMTGCATPGDTVWYSTSENTKRKYPHTWELTETQAGALICVNTLWANRLTKEALENDWLSELSGYSELRSEVKYGAERSRIDFMLQAGFQPDCYIEVKSVTLADHGQGYFPDAITQRGQKHLRELMSVAAEGQRAVILFAVLHSAITRFSPARHIDMKYAQLLTEAQQRGVEILAYKAEISAEGMSLKKLLPITL